Genomic segment of Acomys russatus chromosome 9, mAcoRus1.1, whole genome shotgun sequence:
GCTATTAAGGTGATGTATACTGATATTGTCTATAAAGGAAATACACACgtatttggagacaaggttttactatgCAGCTTAGGGTTGTCCTGggactcatgatcttcctgtctcagccccaTGCCtcaggattacaggtatatgccactacATCCAGTTTAGGCATGCACatataggccaggcatggtggtgcctgcctttaatctcatcactcagaaggcaggaaaaaaaatatatatacatacacataccatctttatgttttgtgtgtgtatgaaaacagCATAATTTGTAGAAACAAATTGGAAATTGGCATTCCATGTGGCTCATGTGGCTGCCAGAGACTTTTGAGCACAGTCTTGCAATTaaggtacatatttttaaagagtcaGAATCTAAGTATTTTATGCATCCTGAAGAAAATTATGATGACCATATGATGAATTTGCTGAATATAAAAGCAATCTCATGCATTTCAAATAAGACACTTTACTCAACACTGAACTGAATTATTCACTAGCAGTCTAAAACGAATCTGTTAAAAGCTAGAGCATTTCGAAGAAATGCATTAACAAGTAACTCTTATGTTCTAGACATGAGAAATACAGTTCTGGTAAATATACAACCCTGTTGCTCCCGGCCATTAATTTATCATGGATGTCTATGGTTTTAGAGCTCCATAAATAGTTAAACAAAGCAAAGATGGTTTGGTTTTCTGGCTGGAACAGTTTTGGAAGAGATTCTCTAACAAGCACagagaatttatatatttttttctgacagCACCAGAATCCATCCACATTTATGTGCTAGATTTTGAAGGAAACACTTTGCTCCCTCACAGTTCCTGGGCGCTACAAGGCATCTGCAGTGTTGTCCTCATTCCCTCAGTCCTGGAGATCAGCCCCCACAAAATAACTGAACATGTGCTCCAGCCTGTTAAAGAACCAAGTAACCTGGCCATCTATGCGAGAGACAACCTGAAATCCTTCAAACAAGAAGTTAGAAATGACTCACCGTCCTGTGCATTGCCACTTTCTCCAGAAACAGCTTGAAGTAAACAGAAAACCATTGCAAACGCTCTACCTGGAACCATCATTCTGAGAGCGAGAAGCAAGAAGcagtgcacttgtgtgtgcaagTGAATGAGCGAGGGGAACACCAAACCCAGCTCTGTGCCTACTTGACCACAGACAGGGAACTATGAGCACATCACAGAAGAAGGCGCACTTCAGAAACAGGAAGTCTGAGCAAAAGGATTGCTGTTGCAAGCAGAGGTAGAGGAAACGGAGAGAGAGATAGAgtctaacattttttttcctgcatcttAGTATTCCTTGCAGCACCCAAAGTTAATTGGTTACTTTTGAGCAAGGGGGTAGAGGTCAAGTGATGGTTTAAGTGACCTCAGGGCCCAATGTAAGAGGATCACAAGGCAAAAGTCTAAGTTTGCAGTGCTCATCAGGTGGTTTTTGAGTAGACTTTTGTTTTAGGAAAATGATGCTACGATAGATTTGCCTGACTTAGGGCTGAATCCTCAAAGATCACAATGCTCAGTTCTCTGCTCTCTGAGCAGTTGCAGGTCTACATTAACTGCCATGGAGGGTGAAAGGAGCCTCTCTGATGAGGCATGAGGTTGCACTGTTCCAAGGGTGTAAGGACAAGTATCTAGATGACAATttgatactctctctctctctctctctctctctctctctctctctctctctctctctctctctctctctgtgtgtgtgtgtgtgtgtgtatgtgtgcacagccttggctgtcctggacacactttgtacaccagtctggccttgcatcacagaggtccacctgcttctgcatctgtGGGAAAAagggaatgtgccaccacacccagctgatacTGTgtctttttaacaaaataaacctagtatgtttttctttatggcctatgccatcctcccaccccctgcAAGGCATAAGTTCTTGGCCAGGTTTATAGTACTAGCCGAGAATCACTCCCTTCAAAGGCTCAGGGACTAtcatggaagagaagaggaaagactgAAAAGGCCAAGGGCAAGAGAAATACTGTGAAATCATCTATTCTAAAAACGAGAAGaattcatgtggaggtcagagtgaaAGCAGGTGTGAGTGGATGCAACAGAAGGCGTCATGGCTGCCAAGGTGTTTGAGTCCATCGGAAAGTTCGGCCTGCCTTTAGCAGTTGCAGGAGGCGTGGTGAACTCTGCCTTGTATAACGTGGATGCTGGGCACAGAGCTGTCATCTTCGACCGATTCCGAGGAGTACAGGACATTGTGGTAGGAGAAGGGACTCACTTTCTCATCCCTTGGGTACAGAAACCAATTATCTTCGACTGCCGCTCTCGACCATGGAATGTACCAGTCATCACTGGCAGCAAAGACCTGCAGAACGTCAACATCACACTACGCATCCTCTTCCGGCCGGTGGCCAGCCAGCTTCCTCGTATCTACACCAGCATCGGCGAGGACTACGATGAACGGGTGCTGCCTTCTATCACCACAGAGATCCTCAAGTCGGTGGTGGCTCGCTTTGACGCTGGAGAATTGATTACCCAGCGAGAGCTGGTCTCCAGGCAGGTGAGCGATGACCTCACAGAGAGAGCGGCGACATTTGGGCTCATCCTGGATGACGTGTCCCTGACACATCTGACCTTCGGGAAGGAGTTCACAGAAGCAGTGGAAGCCAaacaggtggctcagcaggaagCGGAGAGGGCCAGATTTGTGGTGGAAAAGGCTGAGCAGCAGAAGAAGGCAGCCATTATCTCTGCTGAGGGCGACTCCAAGGCAGCTGAGCTGATCGCCAACTCGCTAGCCACAGCCGGTGATGGCCTGATTGAGCTGCGAAAGCTGGAAGCGGCTGAGGACATTGCAAACCAGCTCTCCCGCTTGCGCAACATCACCTACCTGCCAGCCGGGCAGTCCGTGCTCCTGAAGCTTCCCCAGTGAGGCCTCCCCTGCTTCGACTCCTCAAGCCAACCAGGCCACAGCCTCGAGCTTTCTGAATGGCGCCTACTTTCTGCCCCACCC
This window contains:
- the LOC127193738 gene encoding prohibitin 1-like; the encoded protein is MAAKVFESIGKFGLPLAVAGGVVNSALYNVDAGHRAVIFDRFRGVQDIVVGEGTHFLIPWVQKPIIFDCRSRPWNVPVITGSKDLQNVNITLRILFRPVASQLPRIYTSIGEDYDERVLPSITTEILKSVVARFDAGELITQRELVSRQVSDDLTERAATFGLILDDVSLTHLTFGKEFTEAVEAKQVAQQEAERARFVVEKAEQQKKAAIISAEGDSKAAELIANSLATAGDGLIELRKLEAAEDIANQLSRLRNITYLPAGQSVLLKLPQ